From one Triticum aestivum cultivar Chinese Spring chromosome 4B, IWGSC CS RefSeq v2.1, whole genome shotgun sequence genomic stretch:
- the LOC123090527 gene encoding probable fatty acyl-CoA reductase 5 isoform X1 — MAGALDEAKIIDYFRNKSVLITGATGFLGKIMVEKILRVQPDVKRIYLPVRAADAAAARRRVETEVVGKELFGVLRERHGAGFDAFVADKVVGLAGDVMREGFGVDAATLRDLRLADELNVIVNGAATTNFYERYDVALDVNVVGVKHMCDFARKCPNLEVLMHVSTAYVAGEKQGLVPERPFKDGETLRDDGTQLDIDAELRLARDLRKQMEADDDVDPKAQRKAMKDLGLTRARHFGWPNTYVFTKSMGEMMLAQMMRGGDVPVVIVRPSIITSVQNDPLPGWIEGTRTIDAILIGYAKQSLSCFLADLDLTMDVVIASLAMPGDMVVNAMMAATVAHASSTRSSEPEKKPPPQQQHPHSVPPSPTVYHVSSSLRHPAPYAVLYRTGMRYFEEHPRVGPDGRTVRTRKVRFLGSIAAFHLFMVLKYRVPLELLRLLSILCCGLFGLAALYHDLARKYRFVMQLVDLYGPFSLFKGCFDDVNLNKLRITMADGDHADTAGGLFNFDPKTVDWDDYFFKVHIPGVMKYVLK; from the exons ATGGCCGGCGCCCTGGACGAGGCCAAGATCATCGACTACTTCAGGAACAAGAGCGTGCTCATCACCGGAGCCACGGGCTTCCTTGGCAAGA TCATGGTGGAAAAGATCCTGCGGGTCCAGCCGGACGTGAAGCGGATCTACCTGCCGGTGCGGGCGGCCGACGCCGCCGCGGCCAGGCGCCGGGTGGAGACCGAG GTGGTGGGGAAGGAGCTGTTCGGGGTGCTGCGGGAGCGGCACGGCGCCGGGTTCGACGCCTTCGTCGCGGACAAGGTGGTGGGGCTGGCCGGCGACGTCAtgcgcgagggcttcggcgtcgacGCCGCCACGCTGCGGGACCTCCGGCTCGCCGACGAGCTCAACGTCATCGTCAACGGCGCCGCCACCACCAACTTTTACGAAAG GTACGACGTGGCCCTGGACGTGAACGTGGTGGGGGTGAAGCACATGTGCGACTTCGCCCGGAAATGCCCCAACCTCGAGGTGCTCATGCACGTCTCCACGGCCTACGTCGCCGGCGAGAAGCAGGGGCTGGTCCCGGAGAGGCCGTTCAAGGACGGAGAGACGCTGCGCGACGACGGCACCCAGCTCGACATCGACGCCGAGCTGAGGCTCGCCAGGGACCTCCGGAAGCAGATGGAGGCCGACGACGATGTCGACCCCAAGGCCCAGAGGAAGGCCATGAAGGACCTCGGCCTCACCAG GGCCCGGCACTTTGGGTGGCCCAACACGTACGTCTTCACCAAGTCCATGGGGGAGATGATGCTGGCCCAGATGATGCGCGGGGGCGACGTGCCCGTTGTCATCGTCCGGCCCAGCATCATAACCAGCGTCCAGAACGACCCACTGCCAGGATGGATCGAAGGCACCAG GACGATCGACGCCATCCTGATTGGGTACGCGAAGCAGAGCCTGTCGTGCTTCCTCGCCGACCTTGACCTCACCATGGACGTGGTAATTGCTTCACTCGCT ATGCCCGGTGACATGGTGGTGAACGCGATGATGGCGGCCACGGTGGCGCACGCCTCCTCCACTCGGTCATCAGAGCCAGAGAAGAAGCCACCTCCGCAGCAGCAACACCCTCACTCGGTGCCGCCATCGCCAACGGTGTACCACGTCAGCTCGTCGCTGCGGCACCCGGCTCCGTACGCGGTGTTGTACCGGACGGGGATGCGGTACTTCGAGGAGCACCCACGTGTGGGGCCCGATGGCCGCACCGTGCGCACTCGCAAGGTGCGGTTCCTCGGCAGCATCGCGGCGTTCCACCTCTTCATGGTGCTCAAGTATCGTGTCCCCCTCGAGCTCCTTCGCCTGCTCTCTATCCTCTGTTGTGGCCTCTTCGGTCTTGCCGCCCTCTATCATGACCTCGCCCGCAAGTACAG GTTCGTGATGCAGCTGGTCGACTTGTACGGGCCCTTCTCGCTCTTCAAGGGTTGCTTCGACGATGTAAACCTcaacaagctcaggatcaccatgGCTGATGGCGACCATGCCGATACCGCCGGCGGGCTATTCAACTTTGACCCCAAGACCGTTGACTGGGACGATTACTTCTTCAAGGTCCACATCCCTGGTGTCATGAAGTACGTCCTCAAGTGA
- the LOC123090527 gene encoding probable fatty acyl-CoA reductase 5 isoform X2 yields the protein MAGALDEAKIIDYFRNKSVLITGATGFLGKIMVEKILRVQPDVKRIYLPVRAADAAAARRRVETEVVGKELFGVLRERHGAGFDAFVADKVVGLAGDVMREGFGVDAATLRDLRLADELNVIVNGAATTNFYERYDVALDVNVVGVKHMCDFARKCPNLEVLMHVSTAYVAGEKQGLVPERPFKDGETLRDDGTQLDIDAELRLARDLRKQMEADDDVDPKAQRKAMKDLGLTRARHFGWPNTYVFTKSMGEMMLAQMMRGGDVPVVIVRPSIITSVQNDPLPGWIEGTRTIDAILIGYAKQSLSCFLADLDLTMDVMPGDMVVNAMMAATVAHASSTRSSEPEKKPPPQQQHPHSVPPSPTVYHVSSSLRHPAPYAVLYRTGMRYFEEHPRVGPDGRTVRTRKVRFLGSIAAFHLFMVLKYRVPLELLRLLSILCCGLFGLAALYHDLARKYRFVMQLVDLYGPFSLFKGCFDDVNLNKLRITMADGDHADTAGGLFNFDPKTVDWDDYFFKVHIPGVMKYVLK from the exons ATGGCCGGCGCCCTGGACGAGGCCAAGATCATCGACTACTTCAGGAACAAGAGCGTGCTCATCACCGGAGCCACGGGCTTCCTTGGCAAGA TCATGGTGGAAAAGATCCTGCGGGTCCAGCCGGACGTGAAGCGGATCTACCTGCCGGTGCGGGCGGCCGACGCCGCCGCGGCCAGGCGCCGGGTGGAGACCGAG GTGGTGGGGAAGGAGCTGTTCGGGGTGCTGCGGGAGCGGCACGGCGCCGGGTTCGACGCCTTCGTCGCGGACAAGGTGGTGGGGCTGGCCGGCGACGTCAtgcgcgagggcttcggcgtcgacGCCGCCACGCTGCGGGACCTCCGGCTCGCCGACGAGCTCAACGTCATCGTCAACGGCGCCGCCACCACCAACTTTTACGAAAG GTACGACGTGGCCCTGGACGTGAACGTGGTGGGGGTGAAGCACATGTGCGACTTCGCCCGGAAATGCCCCAACCTCGAGGTGCTCATGCACGTCTCCACGGCCTACGTCGCCGGCGAGAAGCAGGGGCTGGTCCCGGAGAGGCCGTTCAAGGACGGAGAGACGCTGCGCGACGACGGCACCCAGCTCGACATCGACGCCGAGCTGAGGCTCGCCAGGGACCTCCGGAAGCAGATGGAGGCCGACGACGATGTCGACCCCAAGGCCCAGAGGAAGGCCATGAAGGACCTCGGCCTCACCAG GGCCCGGCACTTTGGGTGGCCCAACACGTACGTCTTCACCAAGTCCATGGGGGAGATGATGCTGGCCCAGATGATGCGCGGGGGCGACGTGCCCGTTGTCATCGTCCGGCCCAGCATCATAACCAGCGTCCAGAACGACCCACTGCCAGGATGGATCGAAGGCACCAG GACGATCGACGCCATCCTGATTGGGTACGCGAAGCAGAGCCTGTCGTGCTTCCTCGCCGACCTTGACCTCACCATGGACGTG ATGCCCGGTGACATGGTGGTGAACGCGATGATGGCGGCCACGGTGGCGCACGCCTCCTCCACTCGGTCATCAGAGCCAGAGAAGAAGCCACCTCCGCAGCAGCAACACCCTCACTCGGTGCCGCCATCGCCAACGGTGTACCACGTCAGCTCGTCGCTGCGGCACCCGGCTCCGTACGCGGTGTTGTACCGGACGGGGATGCGGTACTTCGAGGAGCACCCACGTGTGGGGCCCGATGGCCGCACCGTGCGCACTCGCAAGGTGCGGTTCCTCGGCAGCATCGCGGCGTTCCACCTCTTCATGGTGCTCAAGTATCGTGTCCCCCTCGAGCTCCTTCGCCTGCTCTCTATCCTCTGTTGTGGCCTCTTCGGTCTTGCCGCCCTCTATCATGACCTCGCCCGCAAGTACAG GTTCGTGATGCAGCTGGTCGACTTGTACGGGCCCTTCTCGCTCTTCAAGGGTTGCTTCGACGATGTAAACCTcaacaagctcaggatcaccatgGCTGATGGCGACCATGCCGATACCGCCGGCGGGCTATTCAACTTTGACCCCAAGACCGTTGACTGGGACGATTACTTCTTCAAGGTCCACATCCCTGGTGTCATGAAGTACGTCCTCAAGTGA
- the LOC123090528 gene encoding protein HIRA, which translates to MLTEKPSWVRHDGLQIFSIDIQPSGLRFATGGGDQKVRIWNMKSVSKDNQNDDSNQRLLATMRDHFGSVNCVRWAKHGRYLASGSDDQAILIHERKAGSGTSEFGSGEPADIENWKVVMTLRGHTADVVDLNWSPDDSTLASGSLDNTVHIWSMTNGICTAVLRGHSSLVKGVTWDPIGSFIASQSDDKTVIIWRTSDWSLAHKTEGHWSKSLGSTFFRRLAWSPCGHFITTTHGFQKPRHSAPVLERGEWTATFDFLGHNAPVVVVKFNHSMFRKNLATGQDAKTAPAGWANGASKTSAKEYQPYNVIAIGSQDRTITVWTTAGARPLFVAKHFFTQSVVDLSWSPDGYSLFACSLDGSVATFHFEAKELGYRLSDSELDELKRSRYGDVRGRQSNLAESPAQLLLEEASVKQLAAKKATPIVQQYQAPPKVPADVPKPPPVVVVESQKAPETLPEAEKKTAGQAADDTSKVTRVSSPVKQREYRRPDGRKRIIPEAVGFPSNQENLSNRPQSQVVDFSSLDQRMRPGENGIRSSYGTGNCNNCGVRERSGITARANISESLVIQKASAGTGRDGRLSVEHTGSVVPGLLASSSELSIFVFNKKDNDDSLPVCLEAKPVERSAGDMIGLGGSFSTKETEIRCTKGTETLWSDRISGKVTVLAGNTNFWAVGCEDGCLQVYTKCGMRAMPAMMMGSSAVFIDCDDCWKLLLVTRRGLMYIWDLNNRTCILQDSLASLVTSPDEASTKDSGTVKVISAKFSRCGSPLVVLATRHAFLYDMSMKCWLRIADDCFPASNFSSSFSSTQGGELGKLQIDIGKFMARKPVWSRVTDDGVQTRAHLETQLAASLALKSSQEYRQCLLSYIRFLAREADESRLREVCESFLGPPMGMVGAVSTDVNNPSWDPDVLGMKKHKLLREDILPSMATNRKVQRLLNEFMDLLSEYESAAEENVDKMDVTPPATEAKVDKMDVTPPAADAKVDKMDVTPPATEAKDTAA; encoded by the exons ATGCTGACAGAGAAGCCCAGCTGGGTTCGCCATGACGGCCTGCAGATCTTCTCCATCGACATCCAGCCCAGTGGCCTCCGCTTCGCCACGGGAGGCGGCGACCAGAAG GTTCGCATATGGAACATGAAATCCGTGAGCAAAGACAATCAAAATGATGATTCCAACCAAAGATTGTTGGCCACAATGCGTGACCATTTCGGATCAGTAAACTGTGTGAGATGGGCCAAGCATGGACGCTATCTTGCTTCAGGATCGGACGATCAAGCTATCCTAATTCATGAAAGGAAAGCTGGTTCCGGTACATCTGAGTTTGGAAGTGGAGAACCTGCAGATATAGAAAATTGGAAGGTCGTTATGACCTTAAGGGGGCATACTGCGGATGTG GTAGATCTAAATTGGTCCCCTGATGACTCGACGTTGGCTAGCGGCAGCTTGGACAATACTGTTCACATTTGGAGCATGACAAACGGTATTTGCACTGCCGTCTTGCGGGGGCATTCCAGCTTAGTTAAAGGAGTTACTTGGGATCCTATTGGATCTTTTATTGCAAGCCAGTCAGATGACAAGACTGTTATCATATGGCGTACGAGTGACTGGAGTCTCGCTCACAAGACTGAAGGCCATTGGTCAAAATCT CTTGGTTCGACATTTTTTAGGCGGCTTGCTTGGTCGCCCTGTGGCCACTTCATAACCACAACTCATGGTTTCCAGAAACCTAGGCACTCGGCCCCTGTGCTTGAACGGGGCGAGTGGACTGCAACTTTTGACTTTCTGGGACATAATGCGcctgtggtggtggtgaagtttaATCACTCGATGTTCCGTAAGAATTTAGCTACTGGTCAAGACGCAAAGACGGCACCAGCTGGATGGGCCAATGGAGCATCAAAAACATCAGCAAAAGAATATCAACCATATAATGTTATTGCTATTGGAAGTCAAGACCGGACTATTACTGTTTGGACAACAGCAGGTGCCCGGCCATTGTTTGTTGCTAAGCATTTCTTCACTCAAAGCGTGGTTGATTTATCTTG GAGCCCTGATGGTTATTCACTCTTCGCATGCTCTCTGGATGGATCAGTTGCGACCTTTCACTTCGAAGCAAAGGAGCTTGGATACAGGCTAAGTGATTCTGAACTGGATGAATTAAAGAGGAGTAGATATGGTGATGTCAGAGGGAGGCAATCAAATCTAGCTGAAAGCCCTGCGCAGTTGCTGCTAGAAGAAGCATCAGTGAAGCAATTGGCTGCCAAGAAGGCGACACCTATCGTCCAACAATATCAAGCGCCCCCAAAAGTTCCTGCAGATGTACCTAAACCACCTCCTGTTGTGGTTGTGGAGAGTCAGAAAGCTCCTGAAACTCTACCTGAAGCCGAAAAGAAAACAGCAGGTCAAGCAGCTGATGACACCTCTAAAGTTACCCGGGTATCTAGTCCAGTAAAACAAAGGGAATACCGGCGTCCTGATGGTCGGAAAAGAATAATTCCAGAGGCAGTGGGATTTCCTTCTAACCAGGAAAACTTGTCCAACCGTCCTCAGAGTCAAGTTGTTGATTTCTCATCCCTAGATCAGCGAATGCGCCCTGGAGAGAATGGAATAAGATCATCCTATGGTACGGGTAACTGTAACAATTGTGGAGTTAGGGAACGCTCTGGCATCACAGCAAGAGCTAACATTAGCGAGAGTCTTGTTATTCAAAAAGCTTCAGCTGGTACTGGCAGGGATGGAAGGTTGAGTGTTGAACACACTGGTTCTGTTGTTCCAGGCTTGCTGGCCTCCTCCTCTGAGCTCTCTATTTTTGTATTCAATAAGAAGGACAATGATGATTCTTTGCCAGTCTGCCTTGAAGCCAAGCCGGTAGAACGTTCTGCAGGTGATATGATTGGACTGGGTGGTTCCTTTTCAACAAAAGAAACCGAGATTAGATGTACAAAAGGAACAGAAACTCTTTGGTCagatcgcatctccggaaaagttACTGTCTTGGCTGGGAACACAAACTTCTGGGCAGTTGGCTGTGAAGATGGCTGCCTGCAG GTTTACACAAAATGCGGGATGCGAGCAATGCCAGCGATGATGATGGGCTCCTCAGCTGTTTTTATAGATTGTGACGACTGCTGGAAATTGTTACTTGTAACAAGGAGAGGTTTAATGTACATATGGGATCTCAATAACAGGACCTGCATCTTGCAAGATTCTTTGGCTTCTTTGGTTACCTCTCCAGATGAGGCATCAACAAAAGATTCTG GTACAGTAAAGGTTATATCTGCTAAGTTCTCAAGATGTGGTTCGCCCTTGGTTGTCCTTGCCACCCGGCATGCTTTCCTCTACGATATGAGCATGAAGTGCTGGCTAAGGATTGCGGATGATTGTTTTCCAGCATCAAATTTTTCTAGCTCGTTTAGTTCTACTCAAGGTGGAGAGCTAGGAAAGTTGCAGATTGATATAGGAAAGTTCATGGCTAGAAAGCCTGTTTGGAGTAG GGTTACAGACGATGGGGTGCAGACGCGGGCCCATCTTGAGACCCAGCTAGCAGCTTCATTGGCTTTGAAGTCTTCACAGGAATATCGCCAATGCCTCCTATCCTACATAAGGTTTTTGGCAAG AGAGGCGGATGAATCTCGCCTACGTGAAGTCTGTGAGAGCTTTCTTGGCCCTCCCATGGGCATGGTTGGTGCTGTGTCTACCGATGTGAATAATCCATCATGGGATCCTGATGTTCTT GGAATGAAGAAACATAAACTTCTCAGGGAAGACATACTTCCTTCGATGGCCACAAACCGCAAAGTCCAGCGGCTGCTCAACGAGTTCATGGACCTGCTGTCGGAGTACGAAAGCGCCGCCGAGGAAAACGTCGACAAAATGGACGTGACGCCTCCAGCAACAGAAGCCAAGGTCGATAAAATGGACGTGACACCTCCAGCAGCAGATGCCAAGGTCGATAAAATGGACGTGACACCTCCCGCGACAGAAGCCAAGGACACCGCCGCATAG
- the LOC123090529 gene encoding GDSL esterase/lipase At5g03610, translating into MERRRSRPPSVAAAGVLLLCLATLVVVGALLPAAWAASADGCPAGGERASKQQGRSRGGHHHRKHAAEEELWVFGDSYADTGNLGNLGRELTHAWYDPYGKTFPRRPAGRFSDGRVLTDFVASALGMRTPVAYKARRRASQETLARGMNFAVGGAGVLDTGNFQRNISAQIDLFQAMHHTQQRGCGKRTALVVVSGNDYAYAADKDNGTSAAIEYIPTVVRELRGQLRRLRDEAGMRRVVVTNLHPMGCTPTFTRLLNYTGCDPLANAGAAQHNAALRSVLAALDPNNRTFLLLDVHTPFAAFLLDDDNNGDHDNKRFKSTLRPCCESFRPDGYCGEEDENGTRQYTLCDDPGRYFYWDDVHPTQAAWAAVARTFRAAVKSFLST; encoded by the exons ATGGagcgtcgccggagccgcccgccgtcGGTGGCCGCCGCCGGAGTCCTCCTTCTCT GCCTGGCGACGCTGGTGGTGGTCGGCGCGCTGCTGCCCGCTGCCTGGGCCGCGTCGGCGGACGGCTGCCCGGCCGGCGGCGAGCGGGCGAGCAAGCAGCAGGGGAGAAGTCGTGGTGGTCATCATCACCGGAAGCATGCGGCGGAGGAGGAGCTGTGGGTGTTCGGCGACTCGTACGCGGACACGGGCAACCTGGGGAACCTGGGGCGGGAGCTGAC CCACGCCTGGTACGACCCCTACGGCAAGACCTTCCCACGCCGCCCCGCCGGCCGCTTCTCCGACGGCCGCGTCCTCACCGACTTCGTCG CTTCGGCGCTGGGGATGCGGACGCCGGTGGCCTacaaggcgcggcggcgggcgtcgCAGGAGACCCTCGCGCGCGGCATGAACTTCGCCGTCGGCGGCGCCGGCGTGCTCGACACGGGCAACTTCCAGCGCAACATCAGCGCCCAGATCGACCTCTTCCAGGCCATGCACCACACCCAGCAGCGGGGCTGCGGCAAGCGGACGGCGCTCGTCGTCGTCTCCGGCAACGACTACGCCTACGCCGCCGACAAGGACAACGGCACCAGC GCGGCGATCGAGTACATCCCGACGGTGGTGCGGGAGCTCCGGGGGCAGCTCCGGCGGCTGCGCGACGAGGCGGGGATGCGGAGGGTGGTGGTGACCAACCTGCACCCCATGGGGTGCACGCCGACATTCACCCGCCTGCTCAACTACACCGGCTGCGACCCGCTGGCCAACGCCGGCGCCGCCCAGCACAACGCCGCGCTCCGGTCCGTCCTCGCCGCCCTCGACCCCAACAACcgcaccttcctcctcctcgacgtcCACACCCCCTTcgccgccttcctcctcgacgACGACAACAATGGTGACCATGACAACAAGAGGTTCAAGAGCACGCTGCGGCCCTGCTGCGAGAGCTTCAGGCCGGACGGCTACTGCGGCGAGGAGGACGAGAACGGCACGCGGCAGTACACGCTCTGCGACGACCCCGGCCGCTACTTCTACTGGGACGACGTGCACCCGACGCAGGCCGCCTGGGCCGCCGTCGCGCGCACCTTCAGGGCCGCCGTCAAGAGCTTCCTCTCCACCTGA